In a single window of the Flavobacterium ammoniigenes genome:
- a CDS encoding peptide MFS transporter, protein MVSDNLTLEKIQNFEGKYPKQLWYLFLVEMWERFCFYGMRGVLTYFMVDQLLLKDEAANLQYGAIQAFVYAFTFIGGIFADKILGFKKSLLFGGIVMILGNLLIAFSPTTLFYYGIAFSIIGTGFFKPNISSMVGELYHENDNRRDAGYGMFYAGINVGGLLGGALCIYLGKYYSWQWCFLSAAIVMFLGLITFLLTKKQLGPIGDSPLSNLNSGERKWREIAVYVGSLLSIPLIFLMVKNTDYTDYFMYSIGIIAILYFIIETVNLKNIGLQKKLIAAFLFIFFYFLFNAIYEQSGGSLSLFAKDNLDNNVLFFHIDPNVVNNSSNTFFVIVLSPLIGLLWLWLAKKKIEPNTIVKFGIGFLFLGASFYIFYLTRFFANGNGITSLNVFTFAYLVTTIGELCLGPIGMSIITKLSPKRLFGMMMGLWFLASAFGQLAAGKLGAAMSNSDTGNTLISKLQSYTEGYYQLAIYSIIAGIFLIAITPLVKKLMQDVK, encoded by the coding sequence ATGGTATCCGATAATTTAACCTTAGAAAAAATACAAAACTTTGAAGGCAAATACCCCAAGCAATTATGGTATTTGTTTTTAGTAGAAATGTGGGAGCGCTTCTGTTTTTATGGAATGCGTGGGGTTTTGACGTACTTTATGGTCGACCAATTGCTATTGAAAGACGAAGCGGCAAATCTACAATATGGCGCTATACAAGCCTTTGTTTATGCTTTTACTTTTATTGGAGGTATTTTTGCTGACAAAATTTTAGGATTCAAAAAATCATTATTGTTCGGAGGAATTGTGATGATTTTAGGCAATTTATTAATTGCTTTTTCTCCAACTACCTTATTCTATTACGGCATTGCATTTTCTATTATTGGAACCGGTTTTTTCAAACCCAATATTTCTTCGATGGTGGGGGAGTTGTATCATGAAAATGATAACCGACGCGATGCTGGTTACGGAATGTTTTATGCTGGTATTAATGTGGGCGGACTCTTAGGAGGTGCTTTGTGTATCTATTTAGGAAAATATTATTCTTGGCAATGGTGTTTTTTATCGGCAGCAATTGTGATGTTTTTAGGGTTAATTACTTTTTTATTGACCAAAAAACAGTTGGGCCCTATAGGCGATTCTCCTTTATCTAATTTAAATTCAGGGGAAAGAAAATGGAGAGAAATTGCCGTATATGTTGGTTCCTTGTTGAGTATTCCATTGATTTTTTTAATGGTAAAAAATACCGATTACACAGATTACTTTATGTACAGCATTGGTATTATTGCTATTTTATATTTTATAATTGAAACGGTGAATTTGAAGAATATCGGCTTGCAAAAAAAGTTAATTGCAGCCTTCTTGTTTATTTTCTTTTATTTTTTATTTAATGCAATTTACGAGCAAAGCGGTGGATCGCTCTCTCTTTTCGCTAAAGACAATCTAGATAATAACGTGCTATTTTTTCATATTGACCCCAATGTAGTCAATAATAGTTCCAATACTTTTTTTGTAATTGTATTGAGTCCGCTTATAGGATTATTGTGGTTGTGGTTAGCTAAGAAAAAAATAGAACCAAATACAATTGTAAAATTTGGTATTGGGTTTTTGTTTCTTGGAGCTTCTTTCTATATTTTTTACCTCACCCGTTTTTTCGCTAATGGGAATGGCATAACTTCTTTGAATGTATTTACTTTTGCCTATTTAGTCACTACCATTGGTGAATTATGTTTAGGCCCCATTGGCATGTCAATTATTACAAAGTTATCACCTAAACGCCTCTTTGGAATGATGATGGGATTGTGGTTTTTGGCGAGTGCTTTTGGCCAATTAGCCGCAGGAAAACTTGGAGCTGCCATGTCAAATTCAGATACAGGAAATACCTTGATATCCAAATTACAATCGTATACCGAAGGCTACTATCAATTGGCTATTTATTCAATAATTGCTGGAATTTTTTTAATTGCAATTACACCCTTAGTAAAAAAATTAATGCAGGACGTAAAATAA
- a CDS encoding peptide MFS transporter yields the protein MTATQSKTAHPKGLWVLFGTEMWERFNFYGMRTLLVLFLVNSLVMKEEDASLIYGGFLGLCYLTPMLGGFIADRFLGNRNCIMLGGLIMAVGQLLLFTSASVFGENLPLATTIMYGGLGAIIFGNGFFKPNISSMVGSLYPKQEKNKLDTAFTIFYMGINIGAFLGQSICPLLGDVKDSAGIRDIHAFKWGFLAASIAMLLGTILFYFLKNKYVVSPEGKPLGGLPSKNESSDYEEGEAQKAVFTPTALAVALACFAGLFLLFHFSVDGDNVVKTIIYPIIYASGITLAGLILSDSSLTKIERDRILVIYIVSFFIIFFWAAFEQAGSSLTFIADNQTDRTFMLGWQMPASMVQIFNGLFVVILAVPFSMLWDRLRAKEKEPISPFKLALGLFLITVSFFMIANQVKGLGTSGLLAVKWLILLYFLNTCAELCLSPIGLSLVGKLSPKRFASLLYGVFFLSNASGYALGGTLGSILPATGDKFDKAKALGIDLQPILDKKITPTAEQLKLLADNQISDHNPIFAGFEIHNLFEFFMVFVVLTGIASVILFALTPFLKKMMHGIR from the coding sequence ATGACAGCAACTCAATCGAAAACAGCACATCCAAAAGGACTTTGGGTTTTGTTTGGAACAGAAATGTGGGAACGATTCAATTTCTACGGGATGCGAACTTTATTAGTGCTTTTCCTTGTGAATTCTTTAGTAATGAAAGAAGAAGATGCTTCTTTAATTTATGGAGGTTTCTTGGGTCTTTGTTATTTGACGCCTATGTTGGGAGGTTTTATAGCCGATCGATTCTTAGGCAATAGGAACTGTATTATGTTGGGCGGATTGATTATGGCAGTGGGTCAGTTATTGTTGTTTACCAGTGCCAGTGTTTTCGGAGAAAATCTACCTTTGGCTACTACCATCATGTACGGTGGTTTGGGAGCGATTATTTTTGGTAATGGATTCTTCAAGCCTAATATTTCTAGTATGGTGGGGAGTTTGTATCCAAAACAAGAAAAAAATAAATTGGATACGGCTTTCACTATTTTTTATATGGGTATTAATATTGGGGCTTTCTTAGGACAATCCATTTGTCCGTTGTTAGGAGATGTGAAAGATTCTGCTGGAATTAGAGATATTCACGCTTTTAAATGGGGGTTTCTTGCTGCTTCAATTGCGATGCTTTTAGGAACTATTTTGTTCTACTTTTTGAAAAACAAATATGTGGTTTCGCCAGAAGGGAAACCATTAGGAGGCTTGCCTTCTAAAAATGAATCCTCAGATTATGAAGAAGGAGAGGCACAAAAAGCAGTATTTACTCCAACTGCTTTAGCAGTAGCATTAGCTTGTTTTGCGGGATTATTCTTGTTGTTCCATTTTTCAGTGGACGGAGATAATGTGGTAAAAACTATTATTTATCCTATTATCTATGCCAGTGGGATTACATTAGCAGGATTGATTTTGTCCGATAGTTCGTTAACTAAAATTGAAAGAGACCGAATCCTTGTGATTTACATTGTTTCGTTTTTTATTATTTTCTTCTGGGCAGCTTTTGAACAAGCAGGTTCTTCTTTAACGTTTATTGCCGATAATCAAACCGATAGAACTTTTATGTTGGGTTGGCAAATGCCGGCTTCTATGGTGCAAATTTTCAATGGACTTTTCGTAGTTATTTTAGCTGTGCCATTCAGTATGTTATGGGACAGATTAAGAGCTAAAGAAAAAGAACCAATCTCACCTTTTAAATTGGCTTTAGGATTATTTTTGATCACAGTAAGTTTCTTCATGATTGCGAATCAAGTGAAAGGCTTAGGCACTTCAGGTTTGTTAGCCGTTAAATGGTTGATTTTATTGTATTTTTTAAATACTTGTGCAGAGTTGTGCTTGTCGCCAATTGGATTGTCATTAGTGGGTAAACTGTCGCCAAAACGTTTTGCGTCTTTACTATATGGTGTTTTCTTTTTGTCTAATGCTTCCGGTTACGCTTTAGGAGGAACTTTGGGTTCTATCTTACCAGCTACTGGAGATAAATTTGATAAAGCGAAGGCATTAGGAATTGACTTACAACCTATTTTGGATAAAAAAATCACACCAACTGCAGAGCAATTGAAATTATTAGCTGATAATCAAATTAGCGATCACAATCCAATTTTTGCTGGTTTTGAAATTCATAATCTATTTGAATTCTTTATGGTATTTGTGGTGTTGACTGGAATTGCTTCTGTAATATTATTTGCCTTGACACCTTTTTTGAAAAAAATGATGCATGGTATCCGATAA
- the rodA gene encoding rod shape-determining protein RodA has translation MKNQSITNNIDWSSVIIYGVLVLLGWLNIYSSSLSSMEGTSEKQFLFIIFTIPLIFIVLFVDGKFYEKYASIIYGISLLSLLGLFAFGKTIAGQRCWYGFGSFTLQPSEFAKAATALAIAKYLSDTQINLSYTNRQIQALAIVCLPVLLILPQPDPGSALIYSAFFLVLYREGLPSWYIWTGFSAILLFVLTLLLQPQYVILLALLVIVIVHLKSRLADRNIVLSAILFTLISGFVLSVNYVFTHVFKQHHRDRFNILLGKTVDMKGIGYNTNQSEIAIGSGGFFGKGFLEGTQTKGGFVPEQHTDYIFTTVGEEWGFLGSLVVIALFVILLLRIIYLAERQKTKFSRVYGYCVAGILFIHFFVNIAMVVGIFPTIGVPLPFFSYGGSGLWGFTILLFIFLKMDANKVNEW, from the coding sequence ATGAAAAACCAAAGTATAACGAATAATATTGACTGGAGTTCCGTAATTATTTATGGTGTTCTTGTCCTTTTAGGATGGTTGAATATTTACTCTTCTTCATTATCTTCTATGGAAGGTACTTCTGAAAAGCAATTTTTATTTATCATCTTTACTATACCTCTTATATTTATTGTTCTTTTTGTGGACGGAAAATTTTACGAAAAATATGCTTCTATCATATATGGAATATCTTTACTTTCACTCCTTGGACTTTTTGCTTTTGGTAAAACAATAGCTGGCCAACGGTGTTGGTATGGGTTTGGAAGTTTTACCTTACAACCCTCTGAATTTGCAAAAGCGGCAACTGCTTTGGCAATAGCCAAATATTTGAGCGATACACAAATTAACCTTTCGTATACCAATAGACAAATCCAAGCCTTAGCGATTGTTTGTCTACCCGTATTATTGATATTACCTCAACCCGATCCAGGTAGTGCCTTAATTTACAGTGCTTTCTTTTTAGTATTGTATCGTGAAGGTTTGCCTTCTTGGTACATTTGGACTGGGTTTTCAGCTATACTATTATTTGTCCTCACCTTACTCTTACAACCGCAATACGTAATTCTTTTAGCGCTATTAGTTATTGTAATTGTACATCTAAAATCCCGTTTAGCTGATCGAAATATAGTTTTAAGTGCCATTTTATTTACACTTATATCCGGTTTCGTTTTATCTGTAAATTATGTGTTCACCCATGTTTTCAAACAGCACCATAGAGACCGTTTCAATATTTTATTGGGTAAAACAGTCGATATGAAAGGTATTGGGTACAATACTAACCAATCTGAAATTGCTATAGGATCAGGTGGTTTTTTTGGGAAAGGATTCCTTGAAGGAACGCAAACTAAAGGTGGTTTTGTGCCAGAACAACATACCGATTATATTTTCACTACTGTTGGCGAAGAATGGGGGTTTTTAGGTTCGTTAGTCGTAATTGCGCTGTTTGTAATCCTTTTGTTACGAATTATTTACTTAGCTGAAAGACAAAAAACTAAATTTAGCCGAGTGTACGGCTATTGTGTAGCGGGAATCTTATTCATCCACTTTTTTGTTAATATTGCAATGGTTGTAGGTATTTTTCCAACAATTGGTGTGCCTTTACCTTTCTTTTCATATGGAGGATCCGGTTTATGGGGATTCACAATTTTGCTGTTTATCTTTTTAAAAATGGATGCCAATAAAGTGAACGAATGGTAA
- a CDS encoding ComEC/Rec2 family competence protein → MKVLQFPLARVTLVFIVGIVFTYYTQPSPHLVFSSLFIAALFSAVAYFWCTQKPHHNRYFGLSIFGLAFAVGMSTQTIHTDAYQKNHFTQLPNILEQPHTFTIVLKEKLKNTANNQRYVALVNQVDSTKCSGKLLLHINKDRLHHSFIIGNRLQIQGSLYPNMAPKNPFQFDYGTYLKNKQIYGQLYTNATQIKKSFLIEKDIWYYAARIRNSIIDNLKKDGFKATELNVAVALLLGQQQDIDPEIIKDYQFAGAVHILSVSGLHIGFVLLFVTFILKPVPNNKKGSLLQLIVILYSLWLFGILAGLAPSVVRSVTMFSFVAIGQHLRRSVNRYHTLLVSILLILLVQPGFLFDVGFQLSYLALFFILWFHPLLSRLWEPKNKILKYIRDILSVSFAAQIGTLPLSLYYFHQFPGLFFITNLAIIPLTGFIMGLGVVVMILAYFDLCPNYLSKALEWCLFVIDKIIHTIASFEQFIIKDIPFNSVFLLGSYMLIISSILWFEKRRFQRMIAILVSVIFIQIALLWNKYDSTNQREWIVFNSNKNTFITERIGTKVTIFANDSLLKIGVKNQILNNYLVGNFSHLAAAKKIKNTAFFKGHTILIIDSIGIYPKQQQADILVLTQSPKINLDRLIQINHPKEIVADATNYKSFQERWKASCLKAKIPFHSTSEKGFYILN, encoded by the coding sequence ATGAAAGTTTTGCAATTCCCCCTAGCAAGAGTTACATTGGTTTTTATTGTTGGTATTGTATTTACCTATTATACACAACCGAGTCCCCATCTTGTGTTCTCGTCCTTATTTATAGCTGCCCTATTTTCAGCTGTTGCTTATTTTTGGTGTACCCAAAAACCCCATCACAATCGTTATTTTGGTTTATCTATTTTCGGACTTGCTTTTGCTGTTGGCATGAGTACCCAAACCATTCATACTGACGCGTATCAAAAAAATCATTTTACTCAACTTCCGAACATTTTGGAGCAACCACATACCTTTACCATTGTCCTCAAAGAAAAATTAAAAAACACTGCAAATAATCAACGGTATGTAGCTTTGGTTAATCAAGTTGACTCAACTAAGTGCTCAGGGAAACTATTGTTGCACATTAATAAAGACCGTTTACATCATTCATTTATCATTGGCAACCGCCTTCAAATTCAAGGGAGTTTATATCCCAACATGGCGCCTAAAAACCCGTTTCAATTTGATTATGGCACGTATTTAAAAAACAAACAAATCTACGGTCAGCTCTATACTAATGCTACTCAAATCAAAAAAAGTTTTCTTATTGAAAAAGATATTTGGTATTATGCTGCTCGTATTCGCAATTCCATCATAGATAATTTAAAAAAAGATGGTTTTAAAGCTACCGAACTGAATGTGGCAGTAGCGTTACTTCTTGGTCAACAACAAGACATTGACCCGGAAATAATTAAAGATTATCAATTTGCGGGAGCAGTTCATATTCTTTCTGTTTCAGGCTTGCACATTGGTTTTGTTTTGCTGTTTGTTACTTTCATACTTAAACCTGTTCCTAACAACAAAAAAGGTTCTTTGTTACAGTTGATTGTCATATTGTATTCACTTTGGCTATTTGGAATTCTAGCCGGTTTAGCGCCTTCGGTAGTACGATCTGTAACGATGTTTTCATTTGTAGCCATAGGACAACACCTTCGCCGAAGCGTAAATAGGTACCACACTTTATTAGTGTCGATTTTACTCATTTTATTAGTACAACCTGGATTCCTATTTGATGTAGGATTTCAGTTAAGTTATTTGGCGCTATTTTTCATTTTGTGGTTTCATCCACTGTTGTCCCGTCTTTGGGAACCCAAAAACAAAATTTTGAAATATATCAGAGATATTTTAAGCGTTTCTTTTGCCGCACAAATTGGCACTCTCCCTTTGAGTTTGTATTATTTTCATCAATTTCCGGGTCTATTTTTTATAACCAATTTAGCTATCATTCCCCTAACAGGATTTATTATGGGATTAGGAGTGGTCGTTATGATCCTGGCTTATTTTGACCTATGCCCGAACTACTTGTCCAAGGCTCTCGAATGGTGTTTGTTTGTCATTGACAAAATCATTCATACCATTGCTTCATTCGAACAGTTTATCATCAAAGATATTCCATTCAACTCCGTATTTCTTTTAGGAAGCTATATGCTAATTATAAGTAGTATTCTTTGGTTTGAAAAAAGAAGATTTCAGCGAATGATTGCTATTTTAGTTTCGGTTATATTTATTCAAATTGCTTTGTTATGGAATAAATATGATAGCACAAATCAACGAGAATGGATTGTCTTTAATTCGAATAAAAACACCTTCATTACCGAACGTATCGGAACTAAAGTTACTATTTTTGCCAACGATAGCCTTTTGAAGATTGGTGTAAAAAACCAAATACTCAATAACTATTTAGTGGGAAATTTTAGTCATTTGGCTGCAGCCAAAAAAATAAAAAATACTGCATTTTTTAAAGGCCATACCATTCTTATTATAGATAGCATAGGAATATATCCCAAACAGCAACAAGCAGATATCCTAGTCCTAACTCAGTCACCAAAAATTAATCTGGATCGACTAATTCAAATAAATCATCCTAAAGAAATTGTTGCCGATGCTACCAATTATAAATCCTTTCAAGAAAGATGGAAAGCTAGTTGCTTAAAAGCAAAAATCCCTTTTCACTCTACTAGTGAAAAGGGATTTTATATACTGAATTAA
- a CDS encoding thioredoxin family protein, which translates to MKKIIIALVFVLGAISVQAQELYWETNVNKAIEVSKKTKKPMLLFFTGSDWCGWCIRLQKEVLKTPEFSTWAKQNVVLVELDYPRSKPQTNEIKQQNSQLQQIFGIQGYPTVHFATVTETKGKINFNSLGNTGYVSGGPSAWLGVANGILKKK; encoded by the coding sequence ATGAAAAAAATAATTATCGCTTTAGTATTTGTATTGGGAGCTATTTCCGTTCAAGCACAAGAATTATATTGGGAAACTAATGTCAATAAAGCTATTGAAGTTTCCAAGAAAACAAAAAAACCAATGTTGTTGTTTTTTACAGGTAGTGATTGGTGTGGATGGTGTATTCGTTTGCAAAAAGAAGTATTGAAAACCCCAGAATTTTCTACTTGGGCAAAACAAAATGTCGTATTAGTCGAATTGGATTATCCAAGAAGTAAACCTCAAACCAACGAAATCAAACAGCAAAATAGTCAGTTGCAACAAATTTTTGGGATTCAAGGATATCCTACCGTTCATTTTGCAACCGTTACAGAGACCAAAGGAAAAATTAACTTTAATTCTTTAGGAAATACAGGATATGTTTCAGGAGGACCTTCTGCTTGGTTGGGAGTTGCCAATGGTATTTTGAAGAAAAAATAA
- the lpxB gene encoding lipid-A-disaccharide synthase — MKYYIIAGEASGDLHGSNLMKALYLEDPSAEIRFWGGDLMQSVGGTLVKHYKELAFMGFIEVVFNLKTILNNIKIAKKDILEFQPDVIIFIDYPGFNLRIAKWAKSLNIKTNYYISPQIWAWKENRITDIKRDVDQMYVILPFEKAFYENKHHYPVHFVGHPLIDAIHNQPKVDNATFRKENQLNDLPIIAILPGSRKQEITKMLSVMLSVVKDFPDYQFVIAGAPSQEFSFYEKFITNDNIKFISNKTYSLLQIATAALVTSGTATLETALFKVPEVVCYKGSWASYQIAKRIITLKYISLVNLIMDKEVVTELIQDNCSTVRIKQELAKILDQQHRDQLLDQYDQLEQQLGGIGASQKTAQLIVVSLK; from the coding sequence ATGAAATATTACATTATTGCCGGAGAAGCATCAGGTGACTTACACGGATCCAATTTAATGAAGGCTTTATACCTAGAAGATCCGTCAGCTGAAATTCGTTTTTGGGGTGGCGACTTAATGCAATCTGTTGGCGGTACTTTGGTGAAACATTACAAAGAACTTGCTTTCATGGGTTTTATTGAAGTGGTATTCAATCTAAAAACTATTTTAAATAATATTAAAATTGCTAAAAAAGATATTCTTGAATTCCAACCGGATGTCATCATTTTTATTGATTATCCAGGATTTAATTTGCGAATTGCCAAATGGGCAAAATCGTTAAACATCAAAACCAACTATTATATATCGCCTCAAATATGGGCTTGGAAAGAAAACAGAATCACTGACATCAAGCGCGATGTGGATCAGATGTATGTGATTTTGCCTTTTGAAAAAGCGTTTTACGAAAACAAACACCACTATCCTGTACATTTTGTGGGACATCCTTTAATTGATGCCATACACAACCAACCCAAAGTGGACAATGCTACTTTTAGAAAAGAAAATCAATTAAACGACCTGCCCATTATTGCTATTTTACCAGGTAGCCGAAAACAAGAAATTACCAAAATGCTCTCTGTAATGTTGAGTGTTGTCAAAGATTTTCCGGATTACCAATTTGTGATTGCAGGTGCGCCAAGTCAGGAATTTTCATTTTACGAAAAATTCATTACCAATGACAATATCAAATTCATCTCGAATAAAACGTACTCCTTATTGCAAATTGCCACAGCTGCTTTAGTAACCTCTGGAACGGCCACTTTAGAAACCGCACTTTTTAAAGTTCCCGAAGTAGTATGCTACAAAGGAAGTTGGGCTTCTTACCAAATTGCCAAACGCATCATTACCTTAAAATACATTTCGTTAGTGAACCTTATCATGGATAAAGAAGTCGTAACCGAATTAATCCAAGACAACTGCAGTACAGTTCGCATCAAACAAGAATTAGCTAAAATTCTGGACCAACAACATCGCGACCAGCTATTAGACCAATATGACCAATTAGAACAGCAATTGGGAGGCATTGGCGCCAGTCAAAAAACGGCGCAGTTGATTGTAGTAAGTTTAAAGTAA
- a CDS encoding carboxy terminal-processing peptidase — MNTITNFMKRNYKLLLVVTFVSLSLLAFKSNFTSTSDPEKDKLLIELLTFVLEKGHYNPATMDDEFSKGVYKDYIEALDPSKRFFLQADIDEFSKYELELDDQLLNKDLTFFDLTYTRLMQRIDESKSIYKSVLTKPFDYKADESFNTDYEKMPYAKNATELNERWRKQIKLSTLSSLVDRMEIQESNGKIDKDLKEAAAPINSEVGFQDADVNAKKTTVAEKVKSKTFDELEKETRESSLKSLDEYFGFIKDLTRNDYFSVYLNSVTGRFDPHTNYLAAEEKERFDVSMSGKLEGIGARLQKKNDYTEISELISGGPAWRGKQLEAGDIVIKVAQGNQEPIDVVGMRLDDVVKKIKGTKGTEVRLTVKKVDGTIKVISIIRDIVEIEETYAKSSIVEKNGLKYGVIYLPKFYIDFENREGRDAGKDIALEVARLKKEGVNGIALDVRDDGGGSLSTVVDIAGLFIEEGPIVQIKSAGRRKEVLYDRNKKIEWDGPLVIMVNSFSASASEILAAAIQDYKRGIIIGSKQTYGKGTVQNVIDLNQFVRSSSVGDLGALKTTTQKFYRINGGSTQLEGVSSDVVMPDRYAYLKMGERDMHNAMPWDKIDPAQYSVWNNSKNFSQAIANSKNRIAQNQQFQLVEDNAKWIDSRSNDYEYSLNIDKFKMAQKQIEEKAKKFKPLQNYKNSFNFKSLPYEMEAMSKDATLKEKRERWHEQLAKDIYVEEALNVLEDLQTKKVIKKPITPKLKTNPLVKS, encoded by the coding sequence ATGAATACCATTACCAACTTTATGAAAAGAAATTATAAACTACTTTTAGTAGTCACCTTTGTATCCTTATCCTTACTCGCTTTTAAATCTAATTTTACTTCAACTTCTGATCCTGAGAAAGATAAGTTGCTGATTGAGTTATTGACCTTTGTTCTAGAGAAGGGACATTACAATCCAGCGACAATGGATGACGAATTTTCAAAAGGAGTTTACAAGGATTATATTGAGGCTTTGGATCCATCCAAAAGATTCTTCTTGCAAGCTGATATTGATGAATTTTCGAAATACGAATTGGAACTGGACGATCAATTGTTAAACAAAGATTTGACATTTTTTGATTTGACTTATACCCGTTTGATGCAACGTATAGATGAAAGCAAGTCTATTTATAAGTCAGTTTTGACTAAACCGTTTGATTATAAAGCGGATGAATCATTTAATACGGATTACGAAAAAATGCCGTATGCTAAAAACGCTACGGAACTAAATGAAAGATGGCGTAAGCAAATTAAATTATCTACTTTGTCTTCATTAGTAGACCGTATGGAGATTCAAGAAAGTAATGGGAAAATTGATAAAGATTTAAAAGAAGCGGCAGCCCCAATAAATTCAGAGGTTGGTTTTCAAGATGCAGATGTAAATGCTAAAAAAACTACAGTAGCTGAAAAAGTAAAGAGTAAGACGTTTGATGAACTGGAAAAAGAGACTCGAGAAAGTTCTTTGAAATCATTGGATGAATATTTTGGGTTTATCAAAGATTTGACTCGAAATGATTATTTTTCAGTGTATTTGAATTCGGTTACGGGTCGTTTTGATCCGCATACCAATTATTTGGCAGCTGAAGAAAAAGAGCGATTTGATGTGAGCATGAGTGGTAAACTGGAAGGTATTGGCGCGCGTTTGCAAAAGAAAAACGATTATACGGAGATTTCAGAATTGATTTCTGGAGGACCAGCCTGGAGAGGGAAACAATTGGAAGCCGGAGACATCGTAATCAAAGTAGCCCAAGGCAATCAAGAGCCCATTGATGTTGTTGGAATGCGATTGGATGATGTAGTCAAAAAAATCAAAGGGACTAAAGGAACAGAAGTACGATTAACAGTTAAGAAAGTTGACGGAACTATTAAAGTAATTTCAATTATTAGAGATATTGTTGAAATTGAAGAAACTTATGCCAAATCAAGTATTGTAGAGAAAAACGGATTAAAATATGGCGTAATTTATTTGCCAAAGTTTTACATCGATTTTGAAAATAGAGAAGGTAGAGATGCTGGTAAAGACATTGCCTTAGAAGTAGCTAGATTGAAAAAAGAAGGGGTAAATGGAATTGCTTTAGACGTTCGCGATGATGGTGGAGGATCTTTGTCAACCGTTGTTGATATAGCAGGATTATTTATTGAAGAGGGTCCTATTGTACAAATTAAATCAGCGGGTAGACGAAAAGAAGTTTTATACGATCGTAATAAAAAAATAGAGTGGGATGGTCCATTAGTAATCATGGTTAATAGTTTTTCTGCTTCAGCTTCTGAGATACTGGCTGCTGCTATTCAAGATTACAAACGTGGAATTATCATTGGAAGTAAACAAACCTATGGTAAAGGAACCGTTCAAAATGTGATAGACCTAAACCAATTTGTAAGAAGTAGTTCGGTAGGTGATTTAGGGGCTTTAAAAACTACTACACAAAAATTCTACAGAATTAATGGTGGTTCGACTCAATTAGAAGGAGTAAGCAGCGATGTTGTGATGCCGGATCGTTATGCCTACCTTAAAATGGGGGAACGCGATATGCATAATGCGATGCCTTGGGATAAAATCGATCCAGCCCAGTATAGTGTTTGGAATAATTCCAAAAATTTTAGTCAAGCTATTGCAAACAGCAAAAACAGAATTGCACAAAATCAACAGTTCCAATTAGTAGAAGATAATGCCAAATGGATTGATAGTCGTAGTAATGATTATGAGTACAGTTTGAATATAGATAAATTCAAAATGGCACAAAAACAAATTGAAGAGAAAGCTAAAAAGTTCAAACCCTTACAGAATTATAAAAATAGTTTTAATTTCAAATCATTGCCTTATGAAATGGAAGCAATGAGTAAAGATGCTACTCTTAAAGAGAAAAGAGAGCGTTGGCACGAGCAATTAGCTAAAGATATTTATGTAGAAGAAGCTTTAAATGTATTAGAAGATTTACAAACTAAAAAAGTGATCAAAAAACCGATAACGCCTAAACTAAAAACAAATCCTTTAGTTAAATCGTAA